The following proteins are co-located in the Sphingomonas panacis genome:
- the purS gene encoding phosphoribosylformylglycinamidine synthase subunit PurS, whose product MKLRIFVTLKPGVLDPQGKAIHKALDGLGFAGVNDVRQGKLIELDVADSTDDASIDDMCRKLLANTVIENYRVERA is encoded by the coding sequence ATGAAGCTCCGCATCTTCGTCACGCTGAAGCCGGGCGTGCTCGATCCGCAGGGCAAGGCGATCCACAAGGCGCTCGATGGCCTCGGCTTCGCCGGTGTCAACGATGTCCGCCAGGGCAAGCTGATCGAACTCGACGTCGCCGACTCCACCGACGATGCCAGCATCGACGACATGTGCCGCAAGCTGCTCGCCAACACCGTGATCGAAAACTACCGGGTGGAACGCGCATGA
- the purQ gene encoding phosphoribosylformylglycinamidine synthase subunit PurQ encodes MKTAVIVFPGSNCDRDIAVALESVTGRKPEMVWHGDSALPDGVGLVALPGGFSYGDYLRSGAIGARSPIMRAVVEAADKGLPVLGICNGFQVLTEAGLLPGALMRNEGLNFVCRDVALTVENAQTAFTSRYAQGETITIPVAHHDGNYFADAETLDRLEAEGRVAFRYAGAVNGSARGIAGVLNAGGNVLGMMPHPERRIEAAHGGDDGRRLFEGLLETVGA; translated from the coding sequence ATGAAGACCGCCGTCATCGTCTTTCCCGGCTCGAACTGCGACCGCGACATCGCCGTCGCGCTCGAATCGGTGACCGGCCGCAAGCCCGAGATGGTCTGGCACGGCGACAGCGCGCTGCCCGACGGCGTCGGCCTCGTCGCGCTGCCCGGCGGCTTTTCCTACGGCGATTACCTGCGCTCCGGCGCGATCGGCGCACGCTCGCCGATCATGCGCGCGGTGGTTGAGGCGGCCGACAAGGGTCTGCCCGTGCTCGGCATCTGCAACGGCTTCCAGGTGTTGACCGAAGCGGGGCTGCTGCCCGGCGCGCTGATGCGCAACGAAGGCCTCAACTTCGTCTGCCGCGATGTCGCGCTGACCGTCGAGAATGCGCAGACCGCCTTCACCAGCCGCTACGCGCAGGGCGAGACGATCACCATTCCGGTCGCGCACCATGACGGCAACTACTTCGCCGACGCCGAAACGCTCGACCGACTCGAAGCCGAAGGCCGCGTCGCGTTCCGGTACGCTGGCGCCGTCAACGGCTCGGCGCGCGGCATCGCCGGCGTGCTCAACGCCGGCGGCAACGTGCTCGGCATGATGCCGCACCCCGAACGCCGCATCGAGGCCGCGCACGGCGGTGACGATGGCCGCCGGCTGTTCGAAGGGCTGCTCGAAACCGTCGGCGCCTGA
- a CDS encoding GGDEF domain-containing protein gives MRFYEATRFLFPRSFHLRLFTLCFGAVHLPLIAFCITEAVLQQWEWRVFVPLLVATLTGTVAAIGAVWALLAPVAHATAMLRTLQRGQRIAEIPVGGPDLVGELLRGVARAAAETSARIERLTKAAERDLLTGLRNRRGFLDAAAPLLHRDRTSVVAMLDLDHFKTTNDRFGHEVGDAVLREFAHRLNGALRPYDLSARWGGEEFAVLLPDTGLDEAREIVERLRTGLYADPITAGSGHSLTFSCGMAVARDYPTLVTAMRDADEALYGAKDAGRNRTMT, from the coding sequence CGCGGTTCCTCTTCCCGCGCAGTTTCCACCTGCGCCTGTTCACCTTGTGCTTCGGTGCCGTCCATCTGCCGCTGATCGCGTTCTGCATCACCGAAGCTGTCCTGCAGCAATGGGAATGGCGCGTGTTCGTGCCGCTGCTCGTTGCGACGCTGACCGGCACCGTGGCGGCGATCGGCGCGGTGTGGGCGCTGCTCGCGCCGGTGGCACACGCGACCGCGATGCTGCGGACGCTCCAGCGCGGCCAGCGAATCGCGGAGATTCCCGTGGGCGGCCCGGATCTGGTCGGCGAACTGCTGCGCGGTGTCGCGCGCGCGGCCGCCGAGACGAGCGCGCGGATCGAGCGGCTCACCAAGGCCGCCGAAAGGGATTTGCTGACGGGCCTGCGCAACCGGCGCGGCTTTCTCGATGCGGCGGCGCCGCTGCTCCACCGCGACCGGACCTCGGTGGTAGCGATGCTCGATCTCGACCATTTCAAGACGACCAACGATCGGTTCGGGCACGAGGTGGGCGACGCGGTGCTTCGCGAGTTCGCGCATCGACTGAACGGTGCGCTGCGTCCGTACGACCTGAGCGCGCGTTGGGGCGGCGAGGAGTTCGCCGTGTTATTGCCCGACACCGGGCTGGACGAAGCACGCGAGATCGTGGAGCGTCTGCGCACCGGGTTGTACGCCGATCCGATCACGGCGGGATCGGGCCATTCGCTCACGTTTTCGTGCGGGATGGCGGTAGCGCGCGATTATCCGACGCTGGTGACGGCGATGCGGGATGCCGACGAGGCGCTGTACGGCGCCAAGGACGCCGGCCGAAACCGGACGATGACCTGA